Genomic window (Candidatus Eremiobacterota bacterium):
CGACCTTGCCGTCGAGGATCTCCTTGAACGAGGCGACGGTCTCTTCGATCTTCACGTACTTGCCGGACCGGCCCGTGAACTGCTCCGCGACGAAGAACGGCTGCGAGAACAGGCGCTGAATCCGGCGCGCGCGCCCGACCGTCACCTTGTCCTCGTCGGACAGCTCTTCGACGCCGAGGATCGCGATGATGTCCTGCAGGTCGCGGTAGCGCTGCAGCGTCTCCTGCACGCCGCGCGCGACGGCGTAGTGCTCGTCGCCGACGATCGCCGGGTCGAGGATGCGCGACGAGGATGTGAGCGGGTCGACCGCGGGATAGATGCCCAGCTCCGAGATCGGGCGCGAGAGCGCGGTGGTCGCGTCCAAGTGGCCGAACGTCGTCGCGACGGCGGGGTCGGTGTAGTCGTCGGCGGGGACGTAGACCGCCTGCACCGAGGTGATCGAACCTTTTTGCGTCGTGGTGATCCGCTCTTCGATGCGGCCCATCTCGGTCGCGAGCGAGGGCTGATACCCGACGGCGGACGGCATGCGGCCGAGCAGCGCGGAGACTTCCGAGCCGGCCTGCATGAAGCGGAAGATGTTGTCCATGAACAGCAGCACGTCGGAGCCGAGCTCGTCGCGGAAGTACTCCGCCATCGTCACGCCGGTCTGCGCGATGCGGAAGCGCACGCCCGGCGCTTCGTCCATCTGGCCGAACGCGAGCGTCGTCTGCGCGAGCACGCCCGACTCTTTCATTTCCATCCAGAGGTCGTTGCCTTCGCGCGTCCGCTCGCCGACGCCGGTGAAGACCGAGAACCCCTTGTGGACCGCGGCGATGTTGCGGATCAGCTCCTGAATGAGCACCGTCTTGCCGACGCCGGCGCCGCCGAAGAGGCCGACTTTTCCGCCGCGCGTGTAGGGCGCCATCAAATCGACGACCTTGATCCCCGTCTCGAAGATCTTCGGCGTCGGCTCTTGCGAGGCGAAGTCGGGCGGGTTGCGGTGAATCGGCCAGTACGCCGCGGCCTTCACCGGCTCGTCGGAGTCGATCGCTTTGCCGAGCACGTTGAAGATGCGGCCCAGCGTCCCTTCGCCGACCGGCACCTTGATCGGTCCGCCGGTGTTCGTCACGACCGCGCCGCGCACGAGCCCGTCGGTCGAGCCCATCCCGAGGCACCGCACCTGGTTGTTGCCGAGCTCGCCCTGCACTTCGAGGACGAGATCGCGCTCGGCCATCGCGGTGCCTTCGAGCTGCACCGCGCCGTCGACGTGCGCGCCCGCGCCGTTCGCGCCGGCGTGCGAGCCGCCGCCGATGTGCACGGTGAGCGCGTCGTTAATCTTGGGCAGCGCATCGGCGGGGAACTCGACGTCGACGACGTTGCCGAGAACCTGGACGACCTTGCCGGTCGCGAGCGTCGGGGTGGTGGCGGAGGCGGTCACGGTATTCTTCCTTACGGTGCTTTCAGCTTAGCCTTTGAGGGCTTCGGCGCCGCCGACGATCTCCAAGATCTCCTTGGTGATCGCGTCTTGGCGCGCTTTGTTCATGTCGATCGTGTTTTGGTCGATCAGCTTCTTGGCGTTGTCGGTGGCGTTGTTCATCGCGACGAGCTGCGCGGCGTAGAACGACGCGTTCGTCTCGAGCATTGCCGAGTAGAGGGTGAACTCGAGATACTTCGGGAGCAGCCGGCCCAGCACGAACTCCGGCGTCGGCTCGAACTCGACCGAGCCGCCGGCGGTCTTCTGCCGTGCGTCCTCGCCGGCGGTGATCGGCAGGATCTGCCGCGTCTGCGGGCGCTGCAGCATCATGTTCACGAACTGCGGCGAGATCAGGGTCAGCGAGCCGATCCGCCCGCCGGTGAAGTCGTCGGTGACGCGGTGCGCCAGCTCGACGGCGGTTTCGTACATGTCGCCTTGCGCGAGCGGCCAGAACTGCAGCGTCTCGCCCGGCTGGCGGCGCAGCGCGTTGCGCCCTTTGATCCCGGTCGAGTACCAGGCGAGGTTCGCGTTCTCGCGCGCGTGCTGTTCCGCGGTGCGGATCAGGTTCGCGTTGAACGAGCCGGCCAAGCCTTTGTCGGCGGTCATCAGGATCACGCCGGCCGGCGCGCCTTCGCGGCCGGCCTGCATGAACGGGTGGTCGATCGTGCCGACGTTCGCGATCAGGTCGCGCAGCATCGCGCCGATCGCGTCCGCGTACGGGCGCGACTGCTTCTGCAGCGCCTCGGCGCGGCGAATCTTCGCCGCGGCGACCTGCTTCATCGCCTTGGTGATCTGCTGCGTGTTCCTCAGCGACCGAATGCGGTCGCGCAGATCGCGAACGGAAGGCATGGTGTCGCTTAGAATCCCTTGTTGAAGTCTTCGATCGCCGCGACGAGCTTTTTCTCGACGTCCTCGGCGAGCGCGCCGGAGGCGGCGACCGCTTGCGGGATGTCGGCATACTTCTCGTGCACGAACTCGACGAAGCGCTCCGCCCACTCGCTCACGCGCGCGGTCGGAATCGCGTCGAGGTACCCGCGCGTCGCCGCGAAGATCACCACGACCTGGTCCTCGACCGGCTGCGGGTGGAGCTGCGGCTGCACCAGGATCTGCGTCATCTTGTCGCCGCGGTTGAGCTGCTGCTGGGTCGCCTTGTCGAGGTCGGAGGCCAGCTTCGCGAACGCGGCCAGCTCGCGGTACTGCGCGAGATCGAGCTTGAGCCGCCCCGCGACGGCCTTCATCGCCTTGATCTGCGCCGACGAGCCGACGCGCGAGACCGAGATGCCGACGTCGACGGCCGGCCGGATCCCCTGGAAGAACAGCTCGTTGCGCAGGTAGATCTGGCCGTCGGTGATCGAGATGACGTTGGTCGGGATGTACGCCGAGACGTCGCCGGCCTGCGTCTCGATGATCGGGAGCGCGGTGATCGAGCCGCCGCCCTTCTCGTCGGAGAGCTTCGCGGCGCGCTCCAACAGGCGCGAGTGCAGGAAGAAGATGTCGCCCGGGAACGCCTCGCGGCCCGGCGGGCGACGGAGCAGCAGTGAGACCTCGCGGTACGCCTGCGCGTGGCGGGTCAGATCGTCGTAGATGATGAGGACATCTTTGCCCTCGTACATGAAGTACTCGGCCATCGCGCAGCCGGCGAACGGCGCGATCCACTTCAGCGAAGCGGGCTCGGACGCGGAGACGGCGACGATCGTGGTGTACTCCATCGCGCCGTGCTTCTGGAGCGTCTGCTGCAGCGAGGCGACGGTCGAGTTCTTCTGCCCGATCGCGACGTAGATGCAGATGACGTTCTTGCCCTTTTGGTTGATGATCGCGTCGACCGCGATCGCCGTCTTGCCGGTCCCGCGGTCGCCGATGATCAGCTCGCGCTGGCCGCGCCCGATCGGGATCAGCGCGTCGATCGCGCGAATGCCGGTCTGCAGCGGCTGCTTCACCGACTGGCGCTCGACGACGGTCGGCGCGGTGTTCTCGATCGTGCGGAAGCGCGTCGAGGCGATCTCGCCCTTGCCGTCGATCGGCTGGCCGAGCGGGTTCACCACCCGCCCGAGGACCGCGTCGCCGACCGGGACCGAGGCGATGCGGCCGGTGCGGCGGACCTTGTCGCCTTCCTTGATCTCGGTGTCGGGTCCCATGATCGCGACGCCGACGCTGTCCTCTTCGAGGTTCAGCACGATCCCGTTCAAGCCGTTGGGAAACTCGACGAGCTCCGACGACTGCGCGTTGTCGAGTCCGTAGATGCGCGCGATGTTGTCGCCGACCTGGATGACGGTGCCGACCTCGGCTTCGTTCGTCCCGGTCTGGTAGCTGGCGATGCGCTGTTTGATGATTCCGGCAATTTCGTCGGCGTTGATCATGGCTGGGCTTTCTGGGCTTGAGCTTGCTCTAATTTGTACTGAGGAGGCGGGCGATGTCGTCGAGGCGGCCGGCGACGGTGCCGTCGACGAGGCGGTCGCCCATCGTGATGCGCACGCCGCCGATCAGGTTCGGATCGACCGACTGCGTGACGTCGAAGGTAGTGGCGAACTTGGCGGCCAGGCGCTGCACGATCTCGTCGAGCTGCGACTTGGTGAGCGGCCGCGCGGTGGTGATCTGAAGCGGCTGCGCGCCGCGCGCCTCGCGCTCGAGGACGTCGAACTGCGCGACGATCTCCTCGACCAGGCTCTCGCGGCGCTTGCGCACCAGCAGCAGGATCGTGTGCAGCGCGATCGGGTCGAGCTTGGCGAACGCCTGCGCGACGATCGCCTCCTTCTCCCGGCGGTCCACGACCGGCGAGCGGAAGAACCGGCGCACGTCCGCGTCTGCTCCGAGCGCTTCGACGAACGTGTGCAGATCGTGCTGCACGCCTTTGACGCGGCCGGCCTCCTGCGCGAGCTGGAACGCGGCGGTCGCGTAGCGGCGGGCGAGCGTCTCGTTCGGCATCAGACGTTCCCTCGCGCGAGGTCGTCGACGGTGGTGCGGACGAGCGACTCGTCGAGCCGCTCGCTCACGCGCGCCGGCGCCTCGGCGCGCGCCTTCGCGAGCGCTTTCTCGATGAACTCCACGCGCAGTCGCGCGCGGGCGGCGTGCCGGGCGCGGTCGAGCTCGCCTTCGGCGTTGTGCAGGATCCGCAGCCCTTCCGCTTCCGCGTCGGCGATGATGTGGGCGTGGTTGCGCTTCGTCACGCGCTCGATCCGGTTGCGGATCTCGGCGGCGTCGCGCTCGGCGTTCTCTACCTCGGCGCGGGCTTTTGCGGCCTCCGCCTGGATGCGCGCGCGCCGCGCTTCGGCGTCCGCCAGCTCGGCGTTGCGCGCCTGCTGGTTGGCGACGACCGCTGGGATCAGGTACTTGCGGAACATCACCACCAGCACGATCAGGAACGCGATCGCGCCGAAGACTTGCGACCACAGCGCGACTTGTTCAAAGAACGCGCGCTCCGCGTCCATTACGCCGCCGCTCCCGGGCCGATCGCGCGCTCCAGCATCGTCTGCGCGAGCGACTCGACGATCTGCGGCTCGCCGGTGCGCGCCGCCGCGATCTCGGCGTCGGCCGCCTGGTGCGCCTGCTCGACGATCTCGCTCGCGCGCCGCTGGTAGTCCGCCACCACGTCGCCCGCCTCGTTCTGCGCCTCGCCGCGCGCCTTCGCGATCGCCGCTTCCGCTTCGCGGCGCGCGAGCGCGCGCAGCTCCTCGGCCCGGCCGCGCGCCGTCTTCACCTCGTTCGAGGCCGCTTCGATGTCGCGCGCGAGGCCGTCGATGTAGGCCCGGCGCTTCGCGATCGCGGCTCCGACCGGCTTGAGGAAGACGAGGTTGAGCAGGACGATGAAGAGGACGAAGTTGACGACCTGGACGATCAGCGTCCCGTCGATCGAGAGGAACAAGGCGGTACCGCTACTACTTGACGATCGCCTGGATGTGTTTCGGCACGTCCGTGACGGCGAAGAACAGGTAGAGGCCGAGTCCCAGACCGATGATCGGGAACGCCTCCAGAATGCCGACGCCGAGGAAGAAGAACGTGAAGATGTTGGGGCGGGCTTCCGGCTGGCGCGCGATCGCCTCGACGGCTTTCGAGGCGACGATACCGTCGCCGATCGCCGAGCCGAACGCGACGGCCGCGACGATCAGCGAGAAGCCGACCACCATCATTGCGAGGATCAGAGCATCCGAGGTCACGTGGTCGTACCTTTCCTTAGTGCTCCTCGGCCGTTGCCAAGGAGAGATAGACGATGGAGAGCAGGGTGAAGACGAACGCCTGCAGCGTTCCGACGAAGAAGTTGAAGAACTGCAGCAGGAACGGCACGACGGCCGCGCCGAGCGAGAGGTTCACCGGGCCGACCTTGACGTTCGACGCGATGATGGTGGCGACGACGAACAGCAGCAGCTCGCCGACGAAGATGTTGAAGAACAGACGCAGCGCGAGCACCACCGGCCGCGCCGTCTCCTCGATCACGTTGAGCGGAAAGAGGACGGGAAACGGCTTGAAGAGGTGCGCGTAGGCCTTGATCCCGTTCTGACGCACCGCGACGAACTGAATCCCGAAGAACACCAGCAGCGCGAAGGCGACGGTCGTGTTCAGGTCGGCGGTCGGCGAGCCGCCGAACGGCAGCCCCAGCTGCTTGAAGGGGAAGAAGCCGATCTGGTTCAGGATGAAGATGAAGAAGAACATCCCGATGAAGATCGGGACGAAGCGCTCGCCGTGCTTCCCGATCGTGCTGGTCGTCAGGTCGGCGAGGTAGTTGACGATCCCCTCGAAGGTCGCTTGGCGCTTGTTCACGCGGTTCGAGCGGTACGAGTTGCCGATGTACCAGAAAAACGCCAACGAGACCAGCATCACCAGCCAGGTCGTCAGGATCGTATCGGCGTGCACGGACCCGATCAGCGGCCAGTGCCACGTCAGGTGCGAGCCGACTTCTTCGTGCAACTAGGTTCCTCGTCGATATGCGTTGCGGAGCTCGATCGCGTACGATGCGAGCGGGGTGAAAAATCCGGCATAGGAGATCGCCAGCGCCCACGGCGGCCCGGTGACCCCGGCGACTGCCGGGAGTGCGCCGATTCCTAAGATTCGTACCACGTTGCTGAGCCCGTACACACCACGCGAGCGTCTCCCGGCGAGGAGGCGCTCGTTGTTGCGCATGATCAACAGCATGTTGACGACGCCGCAGCCCCCTCCGACCGCGAGGTCGAGCCCCAGGAGCGGAGAGCGGAGCGCCACCAGGATGGCGACCCCCGCGAGCAGCAGCGACGACCGGAAGGCGACCGACCGTTTCCGCGCGTCATAGTCGCGCAGCTCGGCCGGGTCGGCGCGCTCCGTATTGTCGCAAATTTCTTGGCTGACCTCCTGGACTTTCATCGCACGGGGGCCTTTCTGGGCTACTTGACCGAGCGGACGATCTGCGTGGCGAACAGCCCCACGCCGAGGAAGAGCCCGGCGAACGTCCCGACGATCACCCACCACGACGCTCCGGTCCTATTCCCGAGGAAGAGCCCGACCAGGAACCCGCCCGCGACGAAAGCGACGAACGTGCCCCCGGCCGCGAGCAGCGCCTGGCCCTTCACGCCGCGGCCGCGGGCGGCCCGAACTCGTCGGGGGCGGGACCGTCGCGCAGGACGTGGAGCAGCCAGCCGACGATCCGCTCGGCCGCGCGGCCATCGCCGTAGGGGTTCGAGGCGTGGGCCATGCGCGAGTAGAGGGCCCGGTCGGTCAGCAGCCGGCGCGTCTCCGCGACGACGTCGTCGTACTCGGCGCCGACCAGCCGCAGCGTCCCGGCTTCTAGGCCCTCGGGGCGCTCGGTCTCGCGCCGCATCACCAGCACCGGCTTGCCGAGGGTCGGGGCTTCTTCTTGCAGCCCGCCGGAGTCGGTCAGGACGAACCGCGAGGCCGCGACCGCCGCAACCGTTTCCGCATAGTTCAGCGGCTCGACGAGCCGGACGCCCGCGACGCCGTCCAGGATGCCGTGGACGACCGGGTGGACCTGCGGGGAGGGGTGGACCGGCCAGACGATTTGCGGGCGCTCGGGGAAGCCGGCGACCGTCCCGACCGCGCGGGCGATGTCGGGCATGAGGCCGTGGTTCTCGCGCCGGTGCGCGGTGACGAAGATCGTCGGGCGGGCGGGGTCGAGGCCGTCGAGCGCGGGCGTTTTGAGGCCCTGCTCGCGGACACGGCGCTCGGTGGCGAGAAAGGCGTCGATGACGGTGTTTCCGGTGACGACGACGTGGGCGTGGTCGGTGCGCTCGGCGAGCAGGTTCGCTTTCGCGCGTGAGGTCGGCGCGAAGTGGAACGTCGTCAGCACGCCGGTGATGCGGCGGTTCGCCTCTTCCGGATACGGCTCGGCTATCGTCGAGGTGCGCAGGCCTGCCTCGACGTGGCCGACCGGGATCTTCTGGTAGAACGCGGCAAGCGCGGCGGCGCTCGAGGTGGTCGTGTCGCCGTGGACCAGTACGACGTCGGGGCGCTGCTGCAGCAGCGTCTGCTCCATCCCGACCAGCACGCGCGTCGTGATGTCGGTGAGCGACTGCTCCTTCGTCATGATGTCGAGGTCGACGTCCGGTTTGATTCCGAACAGGTCGAGGACTTCGTCGAGCAGCTCGCGGTGCTGCGCGGTGACGCAGACGATCGGCTCGACGTCGGGGCGCGCCGCGCGCAGCGCCTGCACGACCGGCGCCATCTTGATCGTGTCCGGCCGCGTCCCCATCACGGCCATCACGCGCAACGGACCGCGGCTCAATGGAACGCGATCTTCAGCGCGCCGACGCCGCCGGTGAGAATCAATGCGAGCACGCCGAGCGCGAGACACACCGCGTAGATCAGCAGCACCGCTTGCCGCACGTTCAGCCCGAAGCGAAAGATCAGCTGATGGTGGAAATGCCCGCGGTCGGCTTCATAGAACGCCTTGCCGGCGCGGGTGCGGCGCACGATCGCGGCCGCCGTGTCGGCGACCGGCAAGCCCAGCACCAGCAGCGGCACCAGCAAGGAGATCGCGAACGCCGTCTTGCTCACGCCGATGATCGAGACCGTCGCGAAGACGAAGCCGATGAAGAGCGCGCCGGAGTCGCCGAGGATGATCTTCGCGGGGTTCCAGTTGTAGCGCAGGAAGCCCAGCGTCGCGCCGGCGAGCGCGGCGAGGACGAGCGCGATCTCGGGATGGCCGCGGTTGAGGTCGATCAGGATCAAGAACACCGCGGAGATCACGGTGACGCCCGAGAGCAGCCCGTCGAGCCCGTCGATGAAGTTGATCGCGTTCATCATCCCGAGGTACCACAGCAGCGTGAGCGCGTACGAGACACCGACCGGAAAGTACAGCGTCGCGCCGTGGTGGAACGGGTTGGTGATGAACTGAATCTGGAAGCCGTACAGCATCGAGATGCACGCGACGAGCGCTTGCGCGAGCAGCTTCGAGCGCGGCGACATGCCCATCACGTCGTCCCAGATCCCGACCATGAGGATGAGCGTGCCGCCGAAGATCAGCCCGACGACGTCGTGCAGGTTCGCGACGTCGCCGTACTGCTTGGTGCGGATGAGGTAGCCGAGCGCCGAGAAGAGCGCGAGCGCGAAGCCGAGGTAGACCGCGATCCCGCCGATGCGCGGCTTCGGCTGGTCATGCATGCGCCGCCCGCCGGTCGCGTCGAGCATCCCGACGTTGAGCGCGAGCCGCCGGACGTACGGCGTGACGAAGAGCGCCGTCGCGCACCCGATCACGGCGACCGCGAGGACGATCAGCGGGTTCATGCCGGGAAGCGCACCGGCTCGGGGAGGTACCGTTCGAGCACCACCCCCGCTTCGGCGAGGAGCCCCTCCCCGACCTCATCCGGATAGGCGTCCTGGTAGACGATCCGCACCACCCCCGCGCTGATCAGCAGCTTCGAGCACCCCGCGCAGGGCTGGTGGGTGCAGTACGCCGTGGCCCCCTGGGTGCTGACCCCGTGCAACGCCCCCTGCACGATGGCATTCGCCTCGGCATGGGTCGCCCGCAGGCAATGCCCGTCCACCATGATGCAGCCCACGTCCGTACAATGCGGGATCCCGCTGGGAGCACCGTTGTAGCCCGTGGTGAGAATCCTCTTGTCCCGGGTCAGCACAGCGCCGACGCTCGCCCGCGGGCAAGTCGCCCGGGTGGCAACCGTGCGGGCGATCTCCATGAAATAGGCGTCCCAGCCGGGGCGCGTCGCTACGGAAATTGCTCGAGCTCCGCCTATTCTGTCTTGGTGCACCGAGTTCCGCATATTCGCCAGACCGGTTGTCCTAACCGTCACCGCTCGCCCCGGTCCGATCCAAGGACCTTACGCGGACGGCCTGGACCGAGGAATCCGTCGCTGAAAATCAACGTCGAACATCAACGTCCGCGCGAGCGCGACCTTCGATGTGAGCGCTGGCCTCCGAGGACGGCGGGCTAGCTCCGCAGAGCGGTCATGCGCCGGCTCGAGCTCGCCGGATGAAAACGAACGCATCGTTGACGACCAGGCCCTTGGGCCTCGAGCGGCTGAATAAGATATGGCACGTCGCCGCCGGCTTGAACGCCAATGCTAACGTTGGTCGAGGTGTCAATGGCCGCAGGGTTTGCTTATTCCCTTATCCAGCCGAGCAGGCAAGCAGATGCCTCCGGGCGTCGCGACTCGCTAAAGGCCCGTTATGCTCACCCGCCGTATGGGGGCAGGGGGCCGCGAGATCTCCCTGTTGCCGCCTCGTGCCATTTGCTTTGTGATGCGGAATACCGTGACAATCCGCCCTTTCTTGACAGGGCCCCGCAAAACCCCGCATAATCGAGCGGACAGATGGAGCCAAAAGCCCACTCCCGAGGGGACCTGGAGCAGAACCACATTCGATCGGACGTCCGAGCAGATCTAGAGAAGGGGTCCTTCCCACTATGGGCCTTGCGCCGGTATCAACGTGCGACCGGGAAGGGCGACCGTTCGGCGCTTGACTTCATCATTGAACGTTGGGCAATGTTAGAGCCCGGAGCCGAGTCCTACGGCGTAACGCTGCATCACTTCGAATGCGAGCGGGCACTCAACAAGGTAAGCCCCATCGACCACAAACGTCGAGCGGCGAGCGAGGAAGGAACGGCAGGTTGATCTACACGCAATCCGGTACGCCCCGTTCCAAGGATCTTGCTGCGCTCCTAGACGAACTGCGCGCGCTAATCCAAGAGAAAAGCATCTCCCGAAAATTGCCGGGCGAACCGGACTATGTCTTGGCGTCGGGAAAGCACAGCCGCTATTATTGCGACACGAAGAAGGTCACGCTGTCGCCTGCAGGTGCGCTGCTGACCGGCGAGATTCTCTTTACCCTCCTCGACGGTAAAGTTGACGCGGTCGGCGGCCTGCAACTCGGTGCGACGTTCATAGCGACCGCAGTGGCGCTCGTTAGCGGTCAGCACGGTCGTCCCATCTACGGATTCACGGTTCGCGAACAGCAGAAAAAACACGGCACGAAGGAGAACATTGCGACGTCGTTTAGTCCAAACGGCCGGGATCTACTCGAACCGGGTCGCCCGGTCGCCATCGTGGACGACGTTGTGACGGAAGGCGGTTCGATTCTGCAGGCTGTTAGAGCCGTCCAAGAGCGTGGCTGCAACATCGTTTCGGTTGTCAGCATGGTAGATCGAAATCAGGGCGGCGGCGATCATCTTCGTGACCTTGGACTTCCCTATTTCGCGCTCTTCAATGCTGTCGAACCGGGCATCCTAACAACAAATGACCGACTACTCGACCGTCCGGAGATTCATCGAATCCCTTCCGCGTAGCGGCTTCTATGTTGACATCCTGGAGGAACTCGCGAAGAGAGCCGGATGGCTCTCTGGAGCGGAGCCTCAGCTAGCAGCCCAATTTACGCTGATTCGCGATGCATTTGCCGCGTTAGCATGGCGTTGGAAAGACGAACCATTGAGTCCCAACGTCTCCGACGCTGTTTCCTCGCAGATCGTGGCGGCGATTACTCGTGCACTTGAAGAGCCGCAATGCGAAACCTGCAACGAACTTGCGACGGTCCTGAACTGGGCTCGAAGCTATCCGCTACGCTCGGGGCAAGAGTAAGATCCCGTCGGATCATATTTTCGCCCTCTCAATCGGTGTCGATCGCTTGCGCATGCCGACGCGAGGTCGCGCCTGAGAAGTCTTTGACCTGCGATTTGACGGTTCGACTCGCGGAGTTGAACGATCAACGGAGAATACT
Coding sequences:
- the atpD gene encoding F0F1 ATP synthase subunit beta, giving the protein MTASATTPTLATGKVVQVLGNVVDVEFPADALPKINDALTVHIGGGSHAGANGAGAHVDGAVQLEGTAMAERDLVLEVQGELGNNQVRCLGMGSTDGLVRGAVVTNTGGPIKVPVGEGTLGRIFNVLGKAIDSDEPVKAAAYWPIHRNPPDFASQEPTPKIFETGIKVVDLMAPYTRGGKVGLFGGAGVGKTVLIQELIRNIAAVHKGFSVFTGVGERTREGNDLWMEMKESGVLAQTTLAFGQMDEAPGVRFRIAQTGVTMAEYFRDELGSDVLLFMDNIFRFMQAGSEVSALLGRMPSAVGYQPSLATEMGRIEERITTTQKGSITSVQAVYVPADDYTDPAVATTFGHLDATTALSRPISELGIYPAVDPLTSSSRILDPAIVGDEHYAVARGVQETLQRYRDLQDIIAILGVEELSDEDKVTVGRARRIQRLFSQPFFVAEQFTGRSGKYVKIEETVASFKEILDGKVDDIPEQAFLYVGGIDEVKEAARAMGWNG
- the atpG gene encoding ATP synthase F1 subunit gamma is translated as MPSVRDLRDRIRSLRNTQQITKAMKQVAAAKIRRAEALQKQSRPYADAIGAMLRDLIANVGTIDHPFMQAGREGAPAGVILMTADKGLAGSFNANLIRTAEQHARENANLAWYSTGIKGRNALRRQPGETLQFWPLAQGDMYETAVELAHRVTDDFTGGRIGSLTLISPQFVNMMLQRPQTRQILPITAGEDARQKTAGGSVEFEPTPEFVLGRLLPKYLEFTLYSAMLETNASFYAAQLVAMNNATDNAKKLIDQNTIDMNKARQDAITKEILEIVGGAEALKG
- a CDS encoding F0F1 ATP synthase subunit alpha — its product is MINADEIAGIIKQRIASYQTGTNEAEVGTVIQVGDNIARIYGLDNAQSSELVEFPNGLNGIVLNLEEDSVGVAIMGPDTEIKEGDKVRRTGRIASVPVGDAVLGRVVNPLGQPIDGKGEIASTRFRTIENTAPTVVERQSVKQPLQTGIRAIDALIPIGRGQRELIIGDRGTGKTAIAVDAIINQKGKNVICIYVAIGQKNSTVASLQQTLQKHGAMEYTTIVAVSASEPASLKWIAPFAGCAMAEYFMYEGKDVLIIYDDLTRHAQAYREVSLLLRRPPGREAFPGDIFFLHSRLLERAAKLSDEKGGGSITALPIIETQAGDVSAYIPTNVISITDGQIYLRNELFFQGIRPAVDVGISVSRVGSSAQIKAMKAVAGRLKLDLAQYRELAAFAKLASDLDKATQQQLNRGDKMTQILVQPQLHPQPVEDQVVVIFAATRGYLDAIPTARVSEWAERFVEFVHEKYADIPQAVAASGALAEDVEKKLVAAIEDFNKGF
- the atpH gene encoding ATP synthase F1 subunit delta; amino-acid sequence: MPNETLARRYATAAFQLAQEAGRVKGVQHDLHTFVEALGADADVRRFFRSPVVDRREKEAIVAQAFAKLDPIALHTILLLVRKRRESLVEEIVAQFDVLEREARGAQPLQITTARPLTKSQLDEIVQRLAAKFATTFDVTQSVDPNLIGGVRITMGDRLVDGTVAGRLDDIARLLSTN
- the atpE gene encoding ATP synthase F0 subunit C gives rise to the protein MMVVGFSLIVAAVAFGSAIGDGIVASKAVEAIARQPEARPNIFTFFFLGVGILEAFPIIGLGLGLYLFFAVTDVPKHIQAIVK
- the atpB gene encoding F0F1 ATP synthase subunit A: MHEEVGSHLTWHWPLIGSVHADTILTTWLVMLVSLAFFWYIGNSYRSNRVNKRQATFEGIVNYLADLTTSTIGKHGERFVPIFIGMFFFIFILNQIGFFPFKQLGLPFGGSPTADLNTTVAFALLVFFGIQFVAVRQNGIKAYAHLFKPFPVLFPLNVIEETARPVVLALRLFFNIFVGELLLFVVATIIASNVKVGPVNLSLGAAVVPFLLQFFNFFVGTLQAFVFTLLSIVYLSLATAEEH
- the wecB gene encoding UDP-N-acetylglucosamine 2-epimerase (non-hydrolyzing); this translates as MAVMGTRPDTIKMAPVVQALRAARPDVEPIVCVTAQHRELLDEVLDLFGIKPDVDLDIMTKEQSLTDITTRVLVGMEQTLLQQRPDVVLVHGDTTTSSAAALAAFYQKIPVGHVEAGLRTSTIAEPYPEEANRRITGVLTTFHFAPTSRAKANLLAERTDHAHVVVTGNTVIDAFLATERRVREQGLKTPALDGLDPARPTIFVTAHRRENHGLMPDIARAVGTVAGFPERPQIVWPVHPSPQVHPVVHGILDGVAGVRLVEPLNYAETVAAVAASRFVLTDSGGLQEEAPTLGKPVLVMRRETERPEGLEAGTLRLVGAEYDDVVAETRRLLTDRALYSRMAHASNPYGDGRAAERIVGWLLHVLRDGPAPDEFGPPAAAA
- a CDS encoding undecaprenyl/decaprenyl-phosphate alpha-N-acetylglucosaminyl 1-phosphate transferase, with amino-acid sequence MNPLIVLAVAVIGCATALFVTPYVRRLALNVGMLDATGGRRMHDQPKPRIGGIAVYLGFALALFSALGYLIRTKQYGDVANLHDVVGLIFGGTLILMVGIWDDVMGMSPRSKLLAQALVACISMLYGFQIQFITNPFHHGATLYFPVGVSYALTLLWYLGMMNAINFIDGLDGLLSGVTVISAVFLILIDLNRGHPEIALVLAALAGATLGFLRYNWNPAKIILGDSGALFIGFVFATVSIIGVSKTAFAISLLVPLLVLGLPVADTAAAIVRRTRAGKAFYEADRGHFHHQLIFRFGLNVRQAVLLIYAVCLALGVLALILTGGVGALKIAFH
- a CDS encoding cytidine/deoxycytidylate deaminase family protein, which gives rise to MRNSVHQDRIGGARAISVATRPGWDAYFMEIARTVATRATCPRASVGAVLTRDKRILTTGYNGAPSGIPHCTDVGCIMVDGHCLRATHAEANAIVQGALHGVSTQGATAYCTHQPCAGCSKLLISAGVVRIVYQDAYPDEVGEGLLAEAGVVLERYLPEPVRFPA
- the pyrE gene encoding orotate phosphoribosyltransferase gives rise to the protein MRAGTQQGKPHRPQTSSGERGRNGRLIYTQSGTPRSKDLAALLDELRALIQEKSISRKLPGEPDYVLASGKHSRYYCDTKKVTLSPAGALLTGEILFTLLDGKVDAVGGLQLGATFIATAVALVSGQHGRPIYGFTVREQQKKHGTKENIATSFSPNGRDLLEPGRPVAIVDDVVTEGGSILQAVRAVQERGCNIVSVVSMVDRNQGGGDHLRDLGLPYFALFNAVEPGILTTNDRLLDRPEIHRIPSA